The following are encoded together in the Chaetodon trifascialis isolate fChaTrf1 chromosome 3, fChaTrf1.hap1, whole genome shotgun sequence genome:
- the LOC139329179 gene encoding keratin, type II cytoskeletal 8-like — protein sequence MIRKAQSVSNYSTRRSFAGPSSSTTVTRTSIGGYGAGYGAGYGAGYSSSASSAGFGFGASSLSGGSLAYGMSSGQSAGQFIAPITAVQVNKSLLAPLNLEIDPTIQAVRTQEKEQIKTLNNRFASFIDKVRFLEQQNKMLETKWSLLQEQTTTRSNIDAMFEAYIANLRRQLDGMGNEKIKLEGELKNMQGLVEDFKKKYEDEINKRAAAENEFVLLKKDVDAAYMHKVELEARADALQDEINFLRAVYEAELRELQSQIKDTSVIVEMDNRRSLDMDSVVAEVRAQYEDIANRSRAEAEAWYKQKFEEMQSTAGQYGEDLRSTKAEIAELNRMIARLQNEIEAVKAQRVSLEAQIAEAEERGELAVKDAKLRIRELEEALQRAKQDMARQVREYQELMNVKLALDIEIATYRKLLEGEETRISSGGSNATIIVQQSSGGSLQSSSSGGFSYGGSSSYGGSSSFSGSSGYGGYGASAVSKSTVSAISSRRAI from the exons ATGATCAGGAAGGCACAGTCAGTCTCAAACTACAGCACCAGGAGGTCCTTTGCTGgaccaagcagcagcaccaccgTAACAAGAACCAGCATTGGTGGCTACGGCGCTGGCTATGGCGCTGGCTATGGCGCTGGCTATAGCTCCAGTGCTAGCAGtgctggttttggttttggtgcATCTTCACTCAGTGGTGGTTCTCTTGCCTATGGCATGTCTTCTGGCCAGTCAGCCGGCCAGTTCATTGCACCGATCACAGCTGTCCAAGTCAACAAGAGCCTGCTGGCCCCCCTGAACCTGGAAATTGACCCCACCATCCAGGCTGTCCGCACCCAGGAGAAGGAGCAGATCAAGACCCTCAACAACCGCTTCGCTTCCTTCATCGACAAG GTCCGTTTCCTGGAGCAGCAGAACAAGATGCTGGAGACCAAATGGagcctcctgcaggagcagacCACCACCCGCTCCAACATCGACGCCATGTTTGAGGCCTACATCGCCAACCTGCGCAGGCAGCTCGATGGCATGGGCAATGAGAAGATCAAGCTGGAGGGAGAGCTGAAGAACATGCAGGGCTTGGTTGAAGACTTCAAGAAGAA GTACGAAGATGAAATCAACAAacgtgcagctgcagagaacGAGTTTGTTCTCCTGAAgaag GATGTCGATGCTGCCTACATGCACAAGGTGGAGCTGGAAGCCAGGGCTGATGCTCTTCAGGATGAGATCAACTTCCTCAGGGCCGTCTATGAGGCT GAACTTCGTGAGCTGCAGAGCCAGATCAAGGACACCTCTGTCATCGTGGAAATGGACAACAGACGTAGCCTGGACATGGACTCTGTTGTGGCTGAAGTGCGTGCTCAGTACGAGGACATCGCCAACCGCAGCAGGGCTGAAGCAGAGGCCTGGTACAAACAGAAG TTtgaggagatgcagagcactGCAGGACAGTACGGGGAGGACCTGCGCTCAACCAAGGCTGAGATTGCTGAGCTGAACCGCATGATCGCACGTCTTCAGAATGAGATTGAGGCTGTCAAGGCACAG AGGGTCAGCCTTGAGGCCCAGATCGCAGAGGCTGAGGAGCGCGGTGAGCTGGCAGTGAAGGATGCCAAGCTCCGCATCAGGGAACTGGAGGAGGCCCTCCAGAGAGCCAAGCAGGACATGGCCCGCCAGGTGCGCGAATACCAGGAGCTGATGAACGTCAAGCTTGCCCTGGACATTGAAATCGCCACCTACAGGAAActgctggagggagaggagaccAG AATTTCCAGTGGAGGAAGCAACGCAACAATCATTGTGCAGCAGAGCTCTGGAG gATCACTCCAGTCCAGCTCCAGCGGGGGATTCAGCTACGGTGGAAGCAGTAGCTACGGTGGAAGCAGTAGCTTCAGTGGAAGCAGTGGTTATGGTGGTTATGGAGCTTCAGCTGTCTCCAAGTCCACAGTATCGGCAATCAGTTCCAGGAGAGCCATTTAA